One part of the Paraglaciecola sp. L3A3 genome encodes these proteins:
- a CDS encoding sulfite exporter TauE/SafE family protein, giving the protein MDEIIQSWPIIVTLIGTGIFAGLLAGLFGVGGGIVIVPVLYFLLQTFGVSAESAMMIATATSLATIVPTAISTIKAHYKKGNVDVPLLKYWAGFILLFSVLGSLLAHEIKGNALTLMFGCIALTVSLNMLFRAGAPATFSQLPGKVGQGFLASIVGGLSVMIGIGGGTIGVPLLTAFNVRTHLAVGTAAVFGFLIALPGVVTLLIIGTTPADAPFGTWGLINLPAFFIIIPLTILFAPIGAALGAKLDQKQLKRAFAFVLLITSSRMLYQAIGA; this is encoded by the coding sequence GTGGATGAAATAATTCAATCTTGGCCAATCATAGTGACACTCATTGGCACAGGGATATTTGCCGGTTTATTAGCAGGGCTATTTGGTGTGGGCGGCGGTATAGTAATAGTGCCAGTACTTTACTTTCTGCTGCAAACATTTGGCGTGAGTGCTGAATCAGCTATGATGATTGCCACAGCAACTTCTTTAGCAACCATAGTTCCTACGGCAATATCGACAATAAAAGCACATTACAAAAAAGGCAATGTAGATGTACCTTTACTAAAGTATTGGGCTGGATTTATTTTACTTTTTTCTGTGTTAGGAAGCTTATTAGCCCATGAAATAAAAGGCAATGCGCTGACGCTTATGTTTGGCTGCATAGCCTTAACCGTCAGTTTAAATATGCTGTTTAGAGCTGGCGCACCTGCTACATTTTCGCAATTACCTGGTAAAGTCGGTCAAGGATTTCTGGCTAGTATAGTGGGTGGTTTATCAGTCATGATAGGTATCGGTGGTGGCACTATAGGTGTACCACTGTTAACTGCATTTAATGTCAGAACTCATTTAGCGGTGGGCACTGCTGCAGTATTTGGTTTTTTAATTGCCTTACCTGGAGTAGTCACATTGTTAATCATTGGTACTACACCTGCTGATGCCCCTTTCGGAACTTGGGGTCTGATTAACTTACCAGCGTTCTTTATCATTATTCCTTTAACCATACTGTTTGCCCCCATTGGTGCAGCACTCGGCGCAAAACTAGACCAAAAACAATTAAAACGAGCTTTTGCTTTTGTTTTACTTATCACCAGTTCTCGCATGTTATATCAAGCAATAGGAGCTTAA
- a CDS encoding alanine--glyoxylate aminotransferase family protein: protein MSHSFIDALNPPQRLLMGPGPINADPRVLRAMSAQLIGQYDPAMTGFMNETMARYRQVFKTQNQWTFLIDGTSRAGIEAVLISALRPGDKVLVPIMGRFGHLLAEIAERAQAEVHTIEVPWGEVFKPEQIEAAIKQVQPKMLAMVQGDTSTTMNQPLEHIGDICKQHDVLFYCDATASILGNTLLTDEWGLDAVSVGLQKCLGGPSGSAPVTFSEKFVHWVRSRKKVEAGIRTAAHQDGIEPMIRSNYFDLPMIMDYWGEERLNHHTEATSMLYCASECARIAINEGIDEAVARHELHGQAMLLGVQALGLKVFGDISNKMNNVVGVYIPDEVDGDKVRGQMLTDFGIEIGTSFGPLHGKIWRIGTMGYNARKSAVLQTLACLDACLHANHYKGPQGEASAAALNFYASQA, encoded by the coding sequence ATGTCCCATTCATTTATCGATGCATTAAATCCACCACAACGTTTGTTAATGGGCCCGGGTCCTATCAATGCAGATCCTAGGGTATTGCGCGCAATGTCAGCGCAACTAATTGGTCAATACGATCCGGCCATGACAGGTTTTATGAATGAAACTATGGCTCGTTATCGCCAGGTATTTAAGACCCAAAATCAATGGACCTTTTTAATTGATGGTACTTCAAGGGCTGGTATTGAGGCAGTGCTTATATCCGCACTGAGACCTGGTGATAAAGTACTAGTCCCCATTATGGGCAGATTTGGACATCTATTAGCAGAAATAGCAGAACGGGCGCAAGCTGAAGTTCATACAATCGAAGTACCTTGGGGGGAAGTATTTAAACCAGAACAAATTGAAGCAGCTATTAAACAAGTTCAACCTAAAATGTTAGCCATGGTGCAAGGTGACACTTCAACCACTATGAATCAACCTCTTGAACACATTGGCGATATATGTAAACAACATGATGTTTTGTTTTATTGCGACGCTACAGCGTCAATTTTAGGTAATACACTGTTAACTGATGAATGGGGTTTAGATGCGGTTTCTGTAGGTTTACAGAAATGTCTCGGCGGCCCTTCTGGCTCTGCACCTGTTACTTTTAGTGAAAAGTTTGTGCACTGGGTTCGTAGTCGTAAAAAAGTAGAAGCGGGTATTCGTACTGCAGCACACCAAGACGGAATTGAACCTATGATCCGTTCAAATTATTTTGATTTACCTATGATTATGGATTACTGGGGTGAAGAACGCCTCAATCATCATACTGAAGCAACCAGCATGCTGTATTGTGCATCTGAATGCGCCCGAATCGCTATTAATGAAGGTATAGATGAAGCAGTGGCTCGTCACGAATTACATGGCCAAGCTATGTTATTGGGTGTTCAAGCGCTAGGCTTAAAAGTCTTTGGCGACATCAGCAATAAAATGAACAATGTGGTGGGTGTCTATATCCCCGATGAAGTTGATGGCGACAAAGTACGCGGTCAAATGTTGACTGATTTTGGCATTGAAATAGGTACTTCTTTTGGCCCACTACATGGCAAAATTTGGCGCATAGGCACAATGGGTTACAACGCACGTAAATCAGCAGTGTTACAAACATTAGCCTGCCTAGATGCGTGTCTACATGCTAATCATTACAAAGGCCCTCAGGGCGAAGCCAGTGCTGCGGCACTTAATTTTTATGCTAGCCAAGCTTAG